In one Streptomyces sp. R33 genomic region, the following are encoded:
- a CDS encoding TetR/AcrR family transcriptional regulator, with product MGVPVGRKQLWDQADVLSRAMRLFRRRGYLGASLRDIEEATGLHPGSLYRVFQSKEGLFCAALDAYNDQVVQGRVHAHLLEPSDPVAGIRSFFTSTFETGLDPDPGCLLTNTAVESFTVPQAAAGVHRGLETIESGFADALTRARALGLLSADLDVEVSAARLLALYQGLLVLVRAGAPVTKLHTITEGAMASIGSDKEGQR from the coding sequence ATGGGGGTACCGGTGGGCCGCAAGCAGCTCTGGGATCAGGCGGACGTACTGTCCCGCGCCATGCGACTGTTCCGCCGCCGCGGCTACCTCGGGGCCTCGCTGCGGGACATCGAGGAGGCGACCGGACTGCATCCGGGCAGCCTCTACCGGGTCTTTCAGAGCAAGGAGGGCCTGTTCTGCGCCGCACTGGACGCCTACAACGACCAGGTGGTGCAGGGCCGCGTCCACGCCCATCTCCTGGAACCGTCGGACCCTGTGGCGGGCATCCGGTCGTTCTTCACCTCGACGTTCGAGACCGGCCTCGATCCCGATCCGGGATGTCTGCTCACCAACACCGCGGTGGAGTCCTTCACCGTTCCGCAGGCCGCCGCGGGAGTGCACCGAGGGCTGGAGACGATCGAGTCCGGCTTCGCCGACGCGCTGACGCGCGCCCGCGCTCTGGGCCTGCTGTCGGCGGATCTGGACGTCGAGGTGTCGGCAGCCCGGCTGCTGGCGCTCTATCAGGGCCTGCTGGTGCTGGTCCGGGCCGGCGCCCCCGTCACGAAACTGCACACCATCACCGAGGGCGCAATGGCGTCGATCGGCTCCGACAAAGAAGGACAGCGATGA
- a CDS encoding nuclear transport factor 2 family protein, with product MSDSQQLWTNYAACWSADPGERLAALGAVAVEDVAYRDPGTEVGGLTELAAYMAGFAGAFPGHRFRIDEVVEHHDRSLARWTQLGEQDEPAMAGVSTALHRDGRLADITGFFLPA from the coding sequence ATGAGCGACTCGCAGCAGCTCTGGACGAACTACGCCGCGTGCTGGTCGGCCGACCCCGGCGAGCGGCTTGCCGCACTCGGCGCGGTCGCGGTCGAAGACGTCGCCTATCGGGACCCGGGCACGGAGGTCGGCGGGCTGACCGAGCTGGCCGCCTACATGGCCGGATTCGCCGGAGCCTTCCCCGGTCACCGATTCCGTATCGACGAGGTAGTCGAGCACCACGACCGGTCGCTCGCACGGTGGACCCAGCTCGGCGAGCAGGACGAACCCGCCATGGCGGGCGTGAGCACCGCACTCCACCGCGACGGCCGGCTCGCTGACATCACCGGGTTCTTCCTCCCCGCGTAA